The following coding sequences are from one Novosphingobium sp. KACC 22771 window:
- a CDS encoding bifunctional protein-serine/threonine kinase/phosphatase, with protein MRDEGRLWVSAGVASECGPRAENQDFAGVYLGTETERAGRGMVAALADGVSGGKGGRIAAELAVASLLDGYFAQSDTIGVAAAVNRAMAPYNRWLSAMGRSETMAHCATTFTTLVLRGRRAHVCHVGDSRAWLLRDGHLSQITKDHTHSHPDRRHILLRALGLEEELRLDHHEIALAEHDRLLLTSDGVHGVLSARKIEKILGQRQSAEADAQALTMAALDAGGQDNASALVLDVVSLPAVGHDAIAGDLARLPILPPPETGDSVDGFRLESVLSDGRYTRLFRATDTVDGAEVVIKFPKPTLLSESGARSAFTRELLIGSRVSSPFVGGAIPVSQDRQTRLYGVQPFYDGQTLEERMKAPIALDEALGIAVGLTRAVAALHRQGIIHRDIKPENVILPREGGLKLVDLGVARLPRIEDFTGDEIPGTPSYLAPEMFSGEAGSEESDQFALGVTLWRLFARAWPYGEAEAFSRPRFREAVPPSRTRPELPGWLDAVLLRAVAIAPQDRFGDVVELLRALEGGAAVERTPLRKPALIERHPVAFWKGVSALLFAALIVALIWR; from the coding sequence ATGCGCGATGAAGGCAGGTTGTGGGTAAGCGCGGGCGTGGCCAGCGAATGCGGGCCGCGCGCGGAAAATCAGGATTTTGCCGGTGTTTACCTCGGCACGGAAACCGAGCGGGCCGGGCGCGGAATGGTGGCCGCGCTGGCCGATGGCGTGTCGGGCGGCAAAGGTGGCCGGATCGCGGCGGAACTGGCGGTGGCCAGTCTGCTCGACGGCTATTTCGCGCAGAGCGACACGATTGGCGTGGCCGCTGCGGTCAATCGGGCAATGGCGCCGTATAACCGCTGGCTCTCCGCCATGGGGCGCAGCGAGACGATGGCGCATTGCGCCACAACATTCACCACTTTGGTTCTGCGTGGGCGTCGTGCTCATGTCTGCCATGTGGGTGACAGTCGGGCGTGGCTGCTGCGCGATGGACACTTGAGCCAGATCACCAAAGACCACACCCATTCCCATCCCGACCGGCGTCATATCCTGCTGCGCGCGCTGGGGCTGGAGGAAGAGTTGCGGCTGGACCATCACGAGATCGCTCTGGCCGAACATGACCGCTTGCTGTTGACCAGCGATGGCGTGCATGGCGTTCTGTCGGCACGAAAAATCGAGAAAATTCTTGGCCAAAGGCAATCGGCCGAGGCCGACGCGCAGGCTTTGACCATGGCGGCGCTGGATGCGGGCGGACAGGATAATGCCAGCGCGCTGGTGCTCGATGTGGTCAGCCTGCCCGCGGTGGGGCATGATGCGATTGCGGGCGATCTGGCGCGCCTGCCCATCCTGCCGCCGCCCGAAACGGGCGATAGCGTTGATGGCTTCCGCCTGGAAAGCGTGCTCTCCGATGGCCGCTACACGCGATTGTTTCGTGCCACCGATACGGTCGATGGTGCCGAAGTGGTTATCAAGTTTCCCAAGCCGACTCTGCTGTCCGAAAGCGGCGCGCGCTCGGCCTTTACCCGCGAATTGCTGATCGGCAGCCGGGTGAGCAGTCCCTTTGTCGGCGGCGCGATCCCCGTTTCGCAGGACCGCCAGACCCGCCTCTACGGGGTCCAGCCCTTCTATGACGGACAGACGCTGGAGGAGCGGATGAAAGCACCCATCGCGCTGGACGAGGCGCTGGGCATTGCCGTCGGCCTGACGCGCGCGGTGGCTGCGCTGCATCGACAGGGTATCATCCACCGCGACATCAAACCCGAAAATGTCATCCTGCCGCGCGAAGGCGGGTTGAAACTGGTGGACCTTGGCGTGGCGCGCCTGCCCCGGATCGAGGATTTCACCGGCGACGAGATCCCCGGCACGCCCTCCTATCTGGCCCCCGAAATGTTTTCCGGCGAGGCGGGCAGCGAGGAAAGCGATCAATTCGCGCTGGGCGTGACGCTGTGGCGCCTGTTCGCCCGCGCCTGGCCCTATGGCGAGGCCGAGGCCTTCAGCCGTCCGCGTTTCCGCGAGGCCGTTCCGCCCAGCCGCACGCGGCCCGAATTGCCCGGTTGGCTCGATGCCGTCCTGCTGCGCGCCGTGGCGATTGCCCCGCAGGACCGGTTTGGCGATGTCGTCGAATTGCTGCGCGCCCTGGAAGGCGGAGCGGCGGTCGAGCGCACGCCCTTGCGCAAACCCGCGCTGATCGAGCGGCATCCTGTCGCCTTCTGGAAAGGCGTATCCGCCCTGCTCTTTGCGGCGCTGATTGTGGCGTTGATCTGGCGGTAA
- a CDS encoding ANTAR domain-containing response regulator: MRIAIIDESAVRASVMQEGLAQLGDCEIFVITERRGLVRRISEIDADIVLMDLGNPSRDVLEEYFAVSRVLARPIAMFVDDSDEESIGASIDAGVSAYVVDGFAPHRIRSILDLAIRRFHAFSRLQTELSVAQSKLAEREAVDKAKRILMQTRGLGEPEAYAELRKTAMNQGKRIADIAEAVVTAHKLIGHN; encoded by the coding sequence ATGCGAATAGCCATCATCGATGAAAGCGCGGTCCGGGCCAGCGTGATGCAGGAAGGTCTTGCCCAGCTTGGCGATTGCGAGATCTTCGTGATCACCGAAAGGCGGGGACTGGTGCGCCGCATTTCGGAAATTGACGCCGATATCGTATTGATGGATTTGGGAAATCCCAGCCGCGACGTGCTGGAGGAATATTTCGCCGTCAGCCGCGTTCTGGCCCGCCCGATCGCCATGTTTGTCGATGATTCCGACGAGGAATCCATCGGCGCCAGCATCGATGCCGGGGTCTCGGCCTATGTGGTCGACGGCTTTGCCCCGCACCGCATCCGCTCGATCCTCGATCTGGCCATCCGGCGCTTCCATGCCTTTTCGCGCCTGCAAACCGAACTCTCTGTTGCGCAAAGCAAATTGGCCGAGCGCGAGGCGGTGGACAAGGCCAAGCGCATCCTGATGCAGACGCGCGGCTTGGGCGAACCGGAGGCATACGCCGAATTGCGTAAGACGGCGATGAACCAGGGCAAGCGCATTGCCGATATCGCAGAGGCGGTGGTCACCGCGCATAAATTGATTGGCCATAATTGA
- a CDS encoding ABC transporter substrate-binding protein, giving the protein MTSKFSIGFLPLVDAALPILAHVHGFAADEGLALELVKDVSWATVLDRLLYGHTDAAHMVAPLAIATTLGRGRPAQPLSAPFVLGLNGNAITLRSDLAAQVAPEGALGDPAAVGAALRAIAMERKAAGHPLCFGVVHRYSSHNYMLRYWLAGCGIRPDEDVEITTVPPPFCADALEAGDVDGICVGEPWNSVAVERGAGTIVLATAQVWRRGVEKVLAMRESVMEARRAEVQALIRALHRAARQFVDPEALAANAAILARPEYLDADVELIQRALADRLLLHKGGELIHFPDFMFQYREAANFPWVSQAQWLYSQMLRWDRTPYDAGDEAKVARVFRPDVYRSALTGTDAPLPGASSKVEGSLRQPMAVGTQQGLITLEKNAFFDGRIFDPADLAGYLARDAYAK; this is encoded by the coding sequence ATGACGAGCAAATTCTCCATCGGTTTTCTGCCTCTGGTCGATGCGGCGCTGCCGATTCTGGCCCATGTCCATGGCTTTGCGGCGGACGAAGGGCTGGCCCTCGAACTGGTGAAGGATGTCAGTTGGGCCACGGTGCTGGACCGGCTGCTTTATGGCCACACCGATGCGGCGCATATGGTGGCCCCGCTGGCGATTGCCACGACGCTGGGGCGCGGCCGCCCTGCCCAGCCCTTGTCCGCCCCCTTCGTGCTGGGGCTGAACGGCAATGCGATTACGCTGCGCTCCGATCTGGCCGCGCAGGTTGCGCCAGAGGGCGCGCTGGGCGATCCGGCGGCGGTGGGCGCGGCGCTGCGCGCCATTGCGATGGAGCGCAAGGCGGCGGGCCATCCTTTATGCTTTGGCGTGGTCCATCGCTATTCCAGCCATAATTACATGCTCCGCTACTGGCTGGCGGGCTGCGGCATCCGGCCCGACGAAGACGTTGAAATCACCACCGTCCCCCCGCCATTCTGCGCCGACGCGCTGGAGGCGGGGGATGTCGACGGCATTTGCGTGGGCGAGCCGTGGAACAGCGTGGCGGTTGAACGCGGCGCGGGGACGATCGTTCTGGCCACGGCGCAAGTGTGGCGGCGCGGCGTGGAAAAGGTGCTGGCCATGCGCGAATCGGTGATGGAAGCGCGCCGTGCCGAGGTGCAGGCGCTGATCCGCGCGCTGCACCGCGCCGCACGCCAGTTCGTCGATCCCGAGGCGCTGGCCGCCAATGCGGCGATTTTGGCGCGGCCGGAATATCTCGACGCTGATGTCGAATTGATCCAGCGCGCGCTGGCCGACCGGCTCTTGCTGCACAAAGGCGGCGAGCTGATCCATTTCCCCGACTTCATGTTTCAATACCGGGAAGCGGCCAATTTTCCGTGGGTCAGTCAGGCCCAGTGGCTCTATTCGCAAATGCTGCGCTGGGACCGCACGCCTTATGACGCGGGCGATGAGGCCAAGGTGGCGCGCGTTTTCCGCCCCGATGTTTACCGCAGCGCGTTGACGGGGACCGATGCTCCCCTGCCCGGCGCCTCGTCCAAGGTGGAGGGCAGCCTGCGCCAGCCGATGGCCGTGGGGACGCAGCAGGGGCTTATAACGCTGGAAAAGAATGCGTTTTTCGATGGTCGTATTTTCGATCCGGCCGATCTGGCGGGCTATCTGGCGCGCGACGCCTACGCCAAATAG
- a CDS encoding alginate export family protein codes for MIRYLLTAAPVALIATNAYAAPGFGDPVPFADGTMTFDPIVDARLRWEDVDATTKSADAVTLRVRAGAEIKHKASGLSALVEGAGTVALDDHYSGFPYANLASSQYHSTQAVIPDPQNAAFNRFQIAYQKQGIGLTIGRQRINLDDQRFVGSVAWRQNEQTFDAARAAVNGGPISLDATYAISQRSIFGNDGGARTAYNGRFIFLNGGLKNRIGSIKGFAYILDYDKTAFSNAAARSTLDSSQTYGLRGNTAPIRLAKGISFALTGSYANQRNYDRNVRAYSADYYFGEGALTVMNTTFTGGYEELGADRGAAGGTWSFQTPMATLHKFNGTADLFLTTPANGLADTYVGVSGKFPKVKALPGLNYGATYHWFGSAVNGLKYGNELDAQIGFKISKITWLVKYADYQAKGFGADTKKFWLQAEYLF; via the coding sequence ATGATCCGTTATCTGCTTACCGCCGCGCCGGTCGCGTTGATCGCCACGAATGCCTATGCCGCTCCCGGTTTCGGTGATCCGGTGCCCTTTGCCGATGGCACGATGACGTTTGACCCGATTGTCGATGCCCGGCTGCGCTGGGAAGACGTCGATGCCACGACCAAGAGCGCGGACGCCGTCACGCTGCGCGTGCGCGCCGGGGCGGAGATCAAGCACAAGGCATCGGGCCTCTCGGCGCTGGTTGAGGGCGCCGGGACAGTGGCGCTGGACGACCATTACAGCGGTTTCCCCTATGCCAACCTCGCCAGCAGCCAATATCACAGCACGCAGGCCGTGATTCCCGATCCGCAGAACGCCGCCTTCAACCGTTTTCAGATCGCCTATCAGAAGCAGGGCATCGGCCTGACGATCGGCCGCCAGCGCATCAATCTGGACGATCAGCGCTTTGTCGGCTCGGTCGCCTGGCGCCAGAATGAACAGACGTTTGACGCTGCGCGCGCCGCGGTCAATGGCGGCCCCATCTCGCTGGATGCTACCTATGCGATCAGCCAGCGCTCGATATTCGGCAATGATGGCGGCGCGCGCACGGCCTATAATGGTCGCTTCATCTTCCTCAACGGCGGGCTGAAAAACCGGATAGGGTCGATCAAGGGCTTTGCCTATATCCTTGATTACGACAAAACCGCCTTCTCGAACGCGGCGGCGCGCAGCACGCTGGATTCCTCACAGACCTATGGCCTTCGCGGCAACACGGCCCCCATCAGGCTGGCCAAGGGCATCAGTTTCGCGCTGACCGGCAGCTATGCCAACCAGCGCAATTATGACCGCAACGTGCGGGCCTATAGCGCCGACTATTACTTTGGCGAAGGCGCGCTTACGGTGATGAACACCACCTTCACCGGCGGCTATGAAGAACTGGGCGCGGATCGCGGCGCGGCGGGCGGCACATGGTCGTTTCAGACGCCAATGGCCACGCTCCACAAATTCAACGGCACGGCGGACCTGTTTCTGACCACGCCCGCCAATGGCCTGGCCGACACTTATGTGGGCGTTTCCGGCAAGTTTCCCAAGGTCAAGGCCCTGCCCGGCCTCAACTATGGCGCGACCTATCACTGGTTCGGCAGCGCGGTGAACGGCCTGAAATATGGCAATGAGTTGGACGCCCAGATCGGCTTCAAGATCAGCAAGATCACATGGCTGGTCAAATATGCCGATTATCAGGCCAAGGGCTTTGGCGCGGACACCAAAAAGTTCTGGCTGCAAGCGGAATATTTATTTTAA
- the nirB gene encoding nitrite reductase large subunit NirB, which yields MNAPNLVKIPEGDWRERLVVIGNGMAGCRAVEEILARDAGRFAITIFGAEPRVNYNRIMLSPVLAGEKQFDDIVINTTEWYVENGITLISGDPVVAIDRTAQTVTSASGLVEPYDRLLIATGSEPFIIPVPGKDLSGVVSFRDLDDVDRMLAAAAKGGHAVVIGGGLLGLEAAHGLSLRGMDVTVLHLMPTLMERQLDEAAGWLLKSELERRGQTILTGADTAEILGKDGKVTGVKLKDGREIPASIVVMAVGIRPSTALARQAGLEVERGILVDDHMVTSDPAVMAVGECVQHRGICYGLVAPLWEMCRSLADAAVAAPTGYTGSVTSTKLKVSGIDLFSAGDFSGGADCEDIVMRDAARGVYKRVIVKDNKLVGAVLYGDTADGSWYFDLLKREEDISDIREALIFGQAFAQGGGALADPNAAVAALSDDAEVCGCNGVTKGKVVATINAGACSLDAVRSQCKASASCGSCTGLVESLLKLTLGDDVKSGPKTVCKCTTFSHDDVRRLIVEKNLKAIPQVMQELTWKTPDGCASCRPALNYYLLCAWPGEYVDDQKSRFVNERMHANIQKDGTYSVVPRMWGGVTTPNELRAIADAADKYQARLVKVTGGQRIDLFGIKKEDLPAIWGDLNAAGMVSGHAYGKSLRTVKTCVGSEWCRFGTQDSTGLGIKAEQMTWGSWMPHKFKIAVSGCPRNCAEATIKDFGVICVDSGYELHVGGNGGIHLRGTDLLSKVTTEQEALDTCAAFIQLYREQAWYLERTAPWIERVGLDYVKAQLFDDPEAVARLAARFHYSQQFMQDDPWARRAAGEDSELHQHLAEFRPFPTMQMKEAAE from the coding sequence GTGAATGCCCCCAACCTTGTGAAAATCCCCGAAGGCGATTGGCGCGAAAGGCTTGTTGTGATCGGCAATGGCATGGCCGGTTGCCGCGCAGTGGAGGAAATCCTCGCCCGCGATGCAGGCCGCTTTGCGATCACGATCTTTGGCGCCGAGCCGCGGGTGAACTATAACCGCATCATGCTCTCGCCGGTTCTGGCCGGTGAGAAGCAGTTTGACGACATCGTGATCAACACAACCGAGTGGTATGTCGAAAACGGCATCACGCTGATCTCGGGCGATCCGGTTGTGGCGATTGATCGCACGGCGCAGACGGTCACGAGCGCCAGCGGCCTTGTCGAACCTTATGACCGCTTGTTGATCGCTACCGGTTCGGAACCCTTCATCATTCCGGTGCCGGGCAAGGATCTGTCGGGCGTGGTGTCCTTCCGCGATCTGGACGATGTTGACCGGATGCTGGCGGCGGCGGCCAAGGGCGGCCATGCGGTGGTGATCGGCGGGGGCCTGCTGGGGCTGGAGGCGGCCCATGGCCTGTCGCTGCGCGGCATGGATGTGACCGTGCTGCACCTGATGCCCACGCTGATGGAGCGCCAATTGGACGAGGCCGCCGGTTGGTTGCTCAAATCCGAACTGGAGCGCCGGGGCCAGACGATCCTGACCGGGGCCGATACCGCCGAAATTCTGGGCAAGGATGGCAAGGTCACAGGCGTCAAGCTGAAGGATGGCCGCGAGATCCCCGCCAGCATCGTGGTGATGGCTGTCGGCATCCGCCCCTCGACCGCGCTGGCGCGTCAGGCCGGCCTTGAAGTCGAACGCGGCATCTTGGTCGACGACCATATGGTCACCAGCGATCCGGCGGTCATGGCTGTGGGCGAATGCGTTCAGCATCGCGGGATCTGCTATGGTCTGGTCGCGCCGCTTTGGGAAATGTGCCGCTCGCTGGCCGATGCTGCGGTGGCCGCGCCCACGGGCTATACCGGCTCGGTCACCTCGACCAAGCTGAAGGTTTCGGGGATCGACCTGTTCTCGGCCGGTGATTTTTCGGGCGGGGCCGATTGCGAGGACATCGTCATGCGCGATGCCGCACGCGGCGTGTACAAGCGCGTGATCGTCAAGGACAATAAGCTGGTCGGCGCGGTGCTTTACGGCGATACCGCCGATGGATCGTGGTACTTCGACCTGCTCAAGCGCGAGGAAGACATTTCCGACATCCGCGAAGCCCTGATCTTCGGTCAGGCCTTTGCCCAGGGCGGGGGCGCCCTCGCGGACCCTAATGCCGCCGTTGCCGCCCTTTCGGACGATGCCGAAGTGTGTGGCTGCAACGGCGTGACCAAGGGCAAGGTGGTGGCCACCATCAACGCGGGCGCCTGCTCGCTGGACGCTGTGCGCAGCCAGTGCAAGGCTTCGGCCTCCTGCGGTTCCTGCACGGGGTTGGTGGAAAGCCTGCTCAAGCTGACGCTGGGCGACGATGTGAAGTCGGGGCCGAAGACGGTCTGCAAATGCACGACCTTCAGCCATGACGATGTGCGCCGCCTGATCGTGGAAAAAAACCTGAAGGCCATTCCGCAGGTCATGCAGGAACTGACGTGGAAGACGCCTGATGGTTGCGCTTCCTGCCGCCCTGCCCTCAACTATTACCTGCTCTGCGCATGGCCGGGCGAATATGTGGACGATCAAAAGAGCCGCTTCGTCAACGAACGGATGCACGCCAATATTCAGAAGGACGGCACCTATTCCGTGGTCCCGCGCATGTGGGGCGGGGTAACGACCCCCAACGAATTGCGCGCCATTGCGGACGCTGCCGACAAGTATCAGGCCCGTCTGGTGAAAGTCACCGGCGGCCAGCGCATCGACCTGTTCGGCATCAAGAAGGAAGACCTGCCCGCGATCTGGGGCGATCTGAATGCCGCCGGTATGGTGTCCGGCCATGCCTATGGCAAATCGCTGCGCACGGTGAAGACCTGCGTGGGGTCCGAATGGTGCCGCTTCGGCACGCAGGATTCGACCGGCCTTGGCATCAAGGCCGAGCAGATGACCTGGGGTTCGTGGATGCCCCACAAGTTCAAGATCGCCGTATCAGGCTGCCCCCGCAATTGCGCCGAGGCCACGATCAAGGACTTTGGCGTGATATGCGTGGACTCGGGCTATGAACTGCATGTCGGCGGCAATGGCGGGATTCACCTGCGCGGCACCGACCTGCTCTCCAAGGTAACGACAGAGCAGGAGGCGCTCGACACCTGCGCTGCCTTTATCCAGCTTTACCGCGAACAGGCATGGTATCTGGAACGCACCGCGCCGTGGATCGAACGCGTGGGCCTCGATTACGTCAAGGCGCAATTGTTCGACGATCCGGAAGCTGTCGCCCGTCTGGCCGCGCGTTTCCACTACTCGCAACAGTTCATGCAGGACGACCCATGGGCCCGCCGCGCCGCCGGCGAGGACAGCGAACTCCACCAGCATCTGGCCGAGTTCCGCCCCTTCCCCACCATGCAGATGAAGGAGGCCGCAGAATGA
- the nirD gene encoding nitrite reductase small subunit NirD, whose amino-acid sequence MIGDWIDIGPTTQISPGNARTLPVQGGEEIAIFHTLDNQFYALVNKCPHKHGPLSQGIVHGNVVTCPLHSWNISLKTGEALGDDKGCVPTIPIREDAGRLYLKREALVSAKAPEAAA is encoded by the coding sequence ATGATTGGCGACTGGATCGATATCGGGCCGACGACACAGATCAGCCCCGGCAATGCCCGCACCCTGCCGGTGCAGGGTGGCGAAGAGATCGCCATTTTCCACACACTGGACAATCAGTTCTATGCGCTGGTCAATAAGTGTCCGCACAAGCACGGCCCCCTCAGCCAAGGCATCGTGCATGGCAATGTCGTGACCTGCCCGCTGCACAGCTGGAACATCAGCCTGAAAACCGGCGAGGCGCTGGGCGATGACAAGGGCTGCGTGCCTACCATCCCCATCCGTGAGGACGCCGGGCGGCTGTATCTCAAGCGCGAAGCGTTGGTTTCGGCCAAGGCGCCGGAGGCCGCAGCATGA
- a CDS encoding nitrate reductase: protein MNKTAIRTTCAYCGVGCGIAAAVAAAPGQRAVTIQGDTQHPANHGRLCSKGTHLGETVALDGRLLAPMIGDQTVGWDAALDEVADRMRDVIEAHGPDAVAFYVSGQLLTEDYYAANKLMKGFIGSANIDTNSRLCMASAVAAHNRAFGEDIVPGSYRDLDEADLILLVGSNTAWCHPVIWQRLEAARAARGTRIVVIDPRRTETAEQADLHVALAPDGDVALFNALLAEMHARGLTDDAGLNVPHGFWAGLPCDPGVPADQFAALADLVAAHPRMVTLFSMGANQSSSGTDKGNAITNLHLAMGRINRPGAAPFSMTGQPNAMGGREVGGLANMLACHLGFSDTELRDVAGFWNTANICSGPGRKAVDMFRAIHDGSIKFLWVMATNPAASMPDAGFVRDALARCPTVVVSEAIADTDTGRFAHIRLPAHAWGEKDGTVTNSERRISRQRTLFPPPGEAKADWWIMGQVAARMGWGDAFAYDRPAQIWREYAMMTGLAVRHGRRLDLRDHAAISDVDYDAMMPFQWGGDYPLADGYSTSDGRARLIAVRPPMAATIDPAYPLRLNTGRYRDQWHTMTRTGYAPTLAQHRREALLEIHPDDAMLYGLSDGGLARVATANGASVFRVSLTDAQRRGDIFVPMHWTDVMAGGARANLLPAQRVDPVSGQPAFKNTPARVEPIKADWRGFLLLKQPAVPEGLLFWSRSRVKGGWLYELAGMGAVSVEGLLPTGERLEVADHERGMRRIAVRGEDGALAGALFLTRYGTLPQRAWIADQLGETSEAIEWLAARPSTPVPDRGPIVCVCHGVGEKDIEQAIGAGACSVATIGQETRAGTNCGSCRPALARMLAKMMETAQ from the coding sequence ATGAACAAGACGGCGATCCGCACCACTTGCGCCTATTGCGGCGTTGGCTGTGGTATCGCCGCCGCGGTGGCGGCCGCGCCCGGACAGCGCGCCGTCACCATTCAGGGCGACACACAGCACCCCGCCAATCACGGCCGCCTCTGCTCCAAGGGCACGCATCTGGGCGAGACGGTGGCGCTGGACGGGCGCTTGCTCGCGCCCATGATCGGCGATCAGACGGTCGGCTGGGACGCGGCGCTCGATGAAGTGGCCGACCGGATGCGCGATGTGATCGAGGCCCATGGCCCTGATGCGGTCGCCTTCTACGTCTCCGGCCAATTGCTGACCGAAGATTATTACGCGGCGAACAAGCTGATGAAAGGCTTCATCGGCAGCGCCAACATCGACACCAATTCGCGCCTCTGCATGGCCAGCGCCGTTGCCGCCCACAATCGCGCCTTTGGCGAAGACATTGTGCCGGGCAGCTATCGCGACCTTGACGAGGCCGACCTGATCCTGCTGGTGGGCAGTAACACCGCATGGTGCCACCCGGTCATCTGGCAGCGCCTGGAAGCGGCCCGCGCCGCGCGCGGCACCAGGATCGTCGTGATCGACCCGCGCCGCACCGAAACCGCCGAACAGGCCGACCTACATGTCGCGCTGGCGCCCGATGGCGATGTGGCTTTGTTCAACGCATTGCTGGCCGAAATGCACGCTCGCGGGTTGACCGATGATGCGGGGCTGAATGTGCCGCATGGCTTTTGGGCTGGGCTGCCCTGCGATCCGGGCGTTCCGGCGGATCAGTTTGCCGCTCTGGCCGATCTGGTCGCCGCCCATCCGCGTATGGTCACGCTGTTTTCGATGGGGGCCAACCAGTCCTCCAGCGGCACCGACAAGGGCAATGCGATCACCAACCTCCACCTTGCCATGGGCCGCATCAATCGGCCCGGCGCCGCGCCTTTCAGCATGACCGGACAGCCCAATGCGATGGGCGGGCGCGAGGTGGGCGGGCTGGCCAATATGCTGGCCTGCCACCTCGGCTTTTCGGATACGGAGCTGCGCGATGTGGCCGGTTTCTGGAACACCGCCAACATCTGCTCCGGCCCCGGCAGGAAGGCGGTGGATATGTTCCGCGCCATTCATGATGGCTCGATCAAGTTCCTCTGGGTGATGGCCACCAACCCGGCCGCCTCCATGCCCGACGCCGGTTTCGTGCGCGATGCGCTGGCGCGTTGCCCCACGGTGGTGGTGTCCGAGGCGATTGCCGACACCGACACGGGCCGCTTTGCCCATATCCGCCTGCCCGCCCATGCATGGGGCGAAAAGGACGGCACCGTCACCAATTCGGAACGCCGCATCAGCCGCCAGCGCACCCTGTTCCCCCCCCCCGGCGAGGCCAAGGCCGACTGGTGGATCATGGGGCAAGTGGCCGCCCGCATGGGCTGGGGCGATGCCTTTGCCTATGACCGCCCGGCCCAGATCTGGCGCGAATATGCCATGATGACGGGGCTCGCCGTGCGCCATGGGCGGCGGCTGGATCTGCGCGATCATGCGGCAATTTCGGATGTCGATTATGACGCGATGATGCCCTTTCAATGGGGCGGCGATTATCCGCTGGCCGATGGCTACAGCACGAGCGATGGCCGTGCGCGGCTGATTGCGGTGCGCCCCCCCATGGCTGCCACAATTGATCCGGCCTATCCGCTGCGCCTCAACACCGGGCGCTATCGCGACCAGTGGCATACGATGACCCGCACCGGCTATGCCCCCACGCTGGCCCAGCATCGGCGCGAGGCCCTGCTCGAAATCCATCCCGATGATGCGATGCTCTATGGCCTGAGCGACGGCGGTCTGGCCCGCGTGGCCACGGCCAACGGCGCATCAGTGTTTCGCGTCAGCCTCACCGATGCCCAGCGGCGGGGCGACATCTTTGTGCCGATGCACTGGACCGATGTGATGGCGGGCGGAGCGCGCGCCAATCTCCTGCCCGCCCAGCGCGTGGACCCGGTTTCGGGCCAGCCCGCGTTTAAAAACACGCCGGCTCGGGTCGAGCCGATCAAGGCGGATTGGCGGGGTTTCCTGCTGCTCAAGCAACCGGCGGTGCCCGAAGGCCTGCTGTTCTGGAGCCGGTCGCGGGTCAAGGGCGGCTGGCTTTACGAACTGGCCGGGATGGGCGCGGTGTCGGTCGAGGGCCTGCTGCCCACCGGCGAACGGCTGGAGGTGGCGGATCACGAGCGCGGCATGCGCCGGATCGCGGTGCGCGGCGAAGATGGCGCGCTGGCGGGCGCACTGTTCTTGACGCGTTATGGCACTTTGCCCCAGCGCGCATGGATTGCCGACCAACTGGGCGAGACAAGCGAGGCCATCGAATGGCTGGCCGCGCGACCCAGTACTCCGGTCCCGGATCGTGGGCCGATTGTCTGCGTCTGTCACGGCGTGGGCGAAAAGGATATCGAGCAAGCCATCGGCGCAGGCGCGTGCAGTGTGGCGACCATTGGCCAAGAAACGCGTGCGGGCACGAATTGCGGCTCTTGCCGCCCTGCCCTGGCGCGCATGTTGGCAAAGATGATGGAGACGGCGCAATGA